The Candidatus Saccharimonadales bacterium region CGCAGGCACTATTTGGGGCAGACTCTTTGAAGATCTCGACTACTGCCGCTGCTAACGATGGGGCCGAATACTCGGTTAACTTGGCCAGCTCAACGACGTATACCCTCTCCATGTACATCAAATCCGGTTCAGGCAACCCAACCACTCTCGAGCTGGGACGTTCAGAGAACGGCTCGACCAATACCACTTGTGCGACTAGCCAGGACGCGTTCTCCGGTCAATGGTACCAAGACAACTGTACCTTCACCACCGGAACGACGTCAGGTTCAACCTATATCTATATTGATCAGTCAGACGCTACTTCCCGCACCCTTTATATAGATAATGTTGACTTGGTGCAATCGGCGTCAGTCCCCGTATATGAAGAAGGTCATACTACCTTCGACAGCAATATCGATGTCAATGGCAGCTACAGCCAAGCCAGTACCACCAATGCCGCAGCGCTTATTACTGCAGAGTCGGGTGGTAACGGCTTGGTCGTTCTTGGCGCACCCAATGCCAACGTCACCCGTAACGCTTTTGACGTTGAGAATAACACCGATACTACTTCATACTTCCATGTAAGCGATACATTCGGTGATACAGTCGTTAATGGCGGAAGTACGTTCTACGGCACGCCAGCATTCAATGTTAATACTCTCGCCGCTGGTGCGGTCGCCGAGCAAATCAGTGGCGCATCAGGCCAGACTGGCAACTTGGTTAACTACACTGATAGCCACAATGTCGCTCTCAGTAGCATTACCTCTTCTGGCGGATTTACCAGTTACGGGGCTAACAACTCCTTACTTGCTCTGACCACACCAGCGCTTAATACTCCCGGTCTGGCTGCAGGTGGTTCACTGACTACCGGCACCACATACTACTATGTTATGACGGCCACAAATGCAGCCGGCGAGACAGTCGCCTCTTCCAGCGTCAACGACACGCCGACTACCGGCAACGACACCATCACTCTATCCTGGACTCAGATTCCTGGGGCAACTGGCTACAAGGTCTACCGAAATACAAGTAATAGCTTTACTTCAGGGTCGCTCCTTCTAACAACCATCACTAACGGAGCCACTGTCAGCTACTCTGACACTGGGACAGCTACAACGAGTGGTCTACCGCCAACCACACCAGCTGGTACATCATTGACCCTGCAGAGTTGGGGTGGCCAGACCGCCAATTCGCTGGCAATTGAGAACTCGAGCGGTTCCACCATCGCGGCCATAACGGCAGGGGGTAATATAGACACCGCTTCTGCCTTCGATATCATGAGCAGCGCGACACTCAATATCGGAACTGCAAATGCTACCGCAATTAATATAGGCAATAGTTCTGCCAATAACTCGACGACAATCAACGGGATTGGTGTCGTCAAGACAAACGGCAGTGACTCAACGACCGCCTTCATGGTCGAGAACCACTTAGGTGTTGCCGATCTCTTCGTTGATACCGTCAACGATCGGACGACCGTCGGCTCGGGTAGCTCATCAGGGTCAACGTTCACTGTTAACGGAACATCTGCACTTGGTGACGGAAGCTCGACTCAAGAGTTCTACGTTGCTAACGCAAGCAGCAACCCAGTTCTCAATGTTGATACGACCAACGGGATAGTCCAAATCGGCAACGCCAGCGCTACGGCCGGCCAAGACGTAACGGGAATCTTAGAACTCGCCGACGGCACCACAGATAACTTCGGCCTCAAGGTCGAGACCAACACTCTGACGGGTAACCAGACTGTTAAATTCCCCAATGCTTCAGGTACGGTCTGTCTGAATACTCAGAACTGTAACTTTACTGGTACAGGCTACATCGTTAACAACACCACAACCCAATCCGGTAACTTTAACGTGCAGGCTGCGACGAGTGGTAGTGTGACTGCTGTTCTGGAAGCAAACAGCGGTGGGACAGGAGACATCTTAGACCTCAAGAACGGGAGCGGAGTACAGGTAGGTATGTTCGGGAGCAGCGGTCAAGCCGAGTTTGAGAACAGTACTAACTCTCTGACCGCCTTTGAGGTTGAAAACTCTGGAGGAACTTCAATACTGACCGGGGATACGACAAACAACAGAGTAGCCTTCGGTGCTTCCGAAACAGCCATGAGTACACCTACTGGTCTGTCCGTCGGGACCGCTACTTCAGGGGGCAGTCTAGCTGCAACGACAACCTACTACTATAAGGTCACTGCCATAGATAGTGCAGGCGGAGAGACAGCCGCTTCAACCGAAGCCTCAGGTGCAACAACTTCATCTAATCTCACTCTGCCCGTTACCTGGACGGCTGTAACTGGCGCAAGCGGTTACCGAGTCTACCGAGCTACGACAAGCGGCAGCGAAGTGTACCTGACCACAACACTCACCACTGGCTACACCGACAACGGCAATCTTGTTGCCGGGACGGCAGTAGCCCCAGCTTCCAACACCGCTTACACCTCAGCCGCCCTCACAAGTAACGACCTCCAGGTGCTTGTAGGCGGGATGGGTACCCCGACTGGCCAGGAGTATGTCGGCGGCAACCTGCCGACCGGAGCCATCGGCAACTATAGCCTGGGCAGTGGCGCATCACCGGAAGGAATCTTTGTCCAAGGCAACTATGCATACGTCATCAATAACGGCAGTAGCCTCATGGACGTCATTGATATCTCCAATCCGGCCAGCCCTTCACTTATCAGCCAGCCTTCGATTGGCAACAACCCGCGTTACGTGTACGTTAGCGGCCAGTATGCTTATGTCTGCAACTACACCTCCAACACCGTACAGATCTTCGATGTCGCTAATCCATCGAACGTGTCCTCGGTCAGCACCATCGCGACAGGTACAGGTACCCACCCGGTTGATGTCTACGTCCAAGGTAAATACGCCTACGTCGTTCTCAATACCACAGCCCAATTAGAAGTCTATGACGTCTCCAACCCCGCCGCGCCAGTAGCCCTCGGTCAAGTATCTCTCGCAAGCTCGCCACGTTATATCTACGTGAATGGCAACTTTGCCTATATAGCTGGTAATGGTGGCAACCAGATACAGGTAGTAAACGTTGCAACGCCAACAAGCCCGGTTGTCGTTAACTCGACCTCAACCGGTTCGAATAGCAACCCGTACCAAGTCACTGTCCAAGGCCGATATCTTTACGTAACGACGACGAATACCAACCATAGCAACTTGATGACCTTCGATATCTCTAATCCGACGTCGCCAGTCCTCGATAGCACCTTCGCCGTAGGCGCGGGCACTACTCCTCAGGCTGTTCAGGTTCAAGGTCGGTACGCGTACATCATTAACAACGGCACCAATACCATGCAGATCGTGGACATCTCTAACCCTGATAACCCCATCAGCGATGGAACCGTCTCTACAGGAAGCGGCTCAGGACCATTCGATATGAAAGTCGTTGGTCGGTACGCATACGTTACAAACAACTCGACCAACAATCTGCTCGTTTACGACCTCGGCGGTTCATATATCCAGCAGCTACAGGCGGGTGGCGCAGAATTCGGCACACTTCAAGTCGATGCCAACGCAACGGTCGCCGGTGACCAGAACGTTCAAGGCGGGCTATCAGTAGGGCAACACCTTGAAGTCAACGGCAACGTCGGAATCGCTGGTAGCACTCTCATCCAGGGCGCTCTTAATGTAGCCGGTGGTATCCAAGGCGGGGCAACTATCAACGGTTTGAGTACACCAGGTGCGCCGACGATTACCCAGCAAGGCACGGGCGCTTCTACAAGCTATAGCTACGCTGTAGCGGCGGTCTCAGCATCTGGCGGTATAACGCCAGCATCGTCCGTTACTACGACGAGCGGGGGCGCAGCCACACTCAATGGCACAAACTACAACGTCGTCAGCTGGTCGCCAATCATAGGCGCGGTGAGTTACGACGTCTATCGTACAGCAAGCTCTGGCAGCCCGAGCACAACAGGCCTGATCGGTAACACTTCCAACACTTATTTGAACGACACAGGGCTGGCCGGTGGCGGGGGCAGTGCTCCAACAACCGACAGTTCTGGAGAACTAAACGCCAACGGATTTGCCACGTTTAAGAACACGACGAATTCAACCACCTCGTTCCAGGTACAGAACCAGAGCGGGGTTAACTTGCTTACGGCAGATACGACCGACTCATATATCACCATCGGCAGCTCGTCCGCAAACACAAACAATATCTTGCTTGTTTTGAACAACAACAGCAACACCTCTGATCCGACCGGCACGAACGGTGCTATGTACTACAACTCAGGCCTTGGTCAGTTCAGATGTCAGGAGCAGGGCAAGTGGTACAACTGTGTCGGCGAGAGTCCTGATCTTCAGCGCCAGATGCCAATTTATTCTTCCGACATGATTGGTCTTAACAGCTCCCAGACGGCGCCGTTCAACCCTTCCGGCCAAGGGAGTGGATCGGCCGCTATGGATACAGGGGACGAGACTGGTAGTCACATCGGCGTCATAGACTTCCACGGTGGTGGATCGGCTGGCGGTGGTTATAACTTGATGACCGACTGGGGCGCCTTTGTGCTGGGCGGTGGCAACGGCTTCGAGACAACGATCATACCTCATAGCTTCTCAGGTGTTGAAGAACGCTTCGGCTACTTCGATAACAATGCTAACACCGCCATTAGCAACGGCGCTTGGGTGGACGTCAACTCCAGCGGCGTAGCCACCGGCATGACCAGTAAAGCCGGCACCCAGAGCTCAACCGGCACCACATACACTATGAGCACGGGGACATGGTATCGAGTCAAGGTCCAAGTCAATAGCAACGCTACTCAGGTCGATTTCTACATATACAACGACAGCGGGACCCAGCTCTGGCATGATTCGCTGACGACCAATATCCCAACCGGCACAACAGGCTGTGGTGACGCTGCCGAAACCAGTACAACTTCATCTCTCCATATTATGGGAGACGACTACGAAGCCTTCTGGGTAAATGAACCCCTGACGAGATAGTGAGTACTGCCGCTTCTAATTTGACGCTCGGTTAGTTGCGCGTTTGGCCGCCTAGGATCAGAGTCTCCATCATGGTGGTCATTTGATCCGTAGGGATGGGAGCGTTCGTGTTGGCGAGTACCCATACCTGGCTATTTACATAGTTAGCTATTTCAGCATCACTCTGCGCATTCCGACCAATGGCGACCGTGCCGCCGTTAACACCGTACTCTTTCAGACCTGTCAGTGAGTTAAAGAAGTCACCGATGTTATATTTTCCAGGCTTCGGTTCCTCGCTGAAGTAGATCTTTTGGCTACCCGGCCCATCGAGGTTGAATATGACTACGTCAGCCCTGGGTTTGCTTACTGAGGTGGGATCCATCCGGAAACCAGTCGGCAAGTTAGTCGGATAGTATAACGGAAACTGGACCGAGGCTAAGACCTGAGCCGTAAACGGGTTAGCATTAGCTGAGGTCCGATCGAGAAAAGTAAGCCATAGGCTAACACCAATCACGCCAACGACGAATAGACAGATAAATCCTGTCAGGATACGGAGTGCGAGACTCCTCGAAAGCTGGACCCTAAAGAGTGACCAGCGACGACTGAGCGATTTCCATATACCTCCCACATCCATGTGTTTCAATGTACCCTATTGGGTGTCTAAGCGGCAAGGGACAGGATATGATGGATTAAACTTTAGAGGCAGGGGCTGCCGGCTTTGGCGCAGAGGCGCTAGCTGAACCTTTCGTCATAAAGTCACTTCGTACCTGGAAGATGAAGTACGCAGCCACGACTGAACCTACAACGGCTGCCACTAGATCACCGAACCCACCTCCAACATTTGAGAAGACGCGGATGATGCCATATACGACATTCAGCAGCAAGCTGTAGTAAACAAGGTTCCAGCCTGCTTTCTTAAGGGCCTTGAGGGGTGCGACGGCCAGAAGGAGTATGACTCCATCAATGACAACGGCCGCCAGAGATATGTAGAAGAAGACGCCTAGTGAAACCGTTGTTGTTGCCCCATACGCATTGGCTAAGTTGTTGACAACCGTGACGACCGTATTAACGTCCTGACCTAAGCGCCAGAGAGACCACGCAGCAATGAGCTGGATTAATCCCAGAATCAAGGCGAGCCACCATAGGGCACCGGCGAGTGATTTGCGCGCATCTTCAGACATTTTATATGGCGCCTTTGTATCAAGCGGCACGGCGAGTTGTTTTTCTAACTTTTGTAGAGGTCCCATCAAGCACACTCCTTACTTATATAGCAAAGCATAAGCTTTACCTGAGCGTTGTGCAAGATGCGACATTGTCGATCTATCTTAAGATAAGACCTTCGTGTGGCTTGAGTGTCAGATGGTCATTGACGACTTCGGGTAGCGGACTGTTTATGTCTGTAGATAAGATCGCCCGTTGCCCACTCACCTCACGGCCAATAGTCACCGGCCTGGCACTAAAGTTGAGCAATATTGTGAGCTTCTCGTTATCCGATCTACGAGTATAGCTAAAGACGTCCGGATGAAGATCAAGGCCATGATATGATCCTGTCAGAAGAGCCGTTGAGCCTTTCCGAAAACGAATCAATCTTTTGTGGAGATTCAGTATCGACGATGGGTCCTTATCCTGGGCTTCCACGTTATAGGTTTTATAACCTGAGGCAACTGGCAGCCATGGCTTGCCAGTCGTAAACCCCGCATTCTCACCGTCAGTCCAAGGCATTGGGGTCCGCTCCGGGTCCCGACCCAAACCGATACCCGGCTCATTGCGTTCAAACTGGTCTTTGGCCGTTCGTGGTCCTATACGGCCATCGGCTAGACCAAGCTCATCGCCATTGTAAATGACAGCGATCCCTGGCAGCGTCAGGATCATCATGGCTGCCGTTCGTGCTTGTTCGTGGCCGTAACGAGTGGCTATCCGTTCATGGTCGTGGTTACTAAAACAGTAGACTGGTACGCTTGTCCCGCGAAGAGAGGATTGAAAGTGACCGACGAAATCACTGAAGTAGGTGGCATCCCACGGCGCGTTAATGGGCCCGAAGTTGAATGGGGCAGCGACTGCATGATCGATCTTGTCGTAAAAACCCTTGAAGTACTGATTGATGTCGGGCTTATTGGGGCTGTTTTCGGCAACCGTGAAACGGCCCGAATATTCAGCGACGACTGAAGTTAAATCGTTGAGCCGCTCGTATACTTTCTCTCCATCTCTGCTGTGGACGTGAGATAAGGTATGATACGGATTTCTATCTTTATGCTTATCCAACCGCTTGTTTGGTGGATCATCTCGAAGAAGAGGGTCTTTAGCTAGATAGTCAGTAGAGTCGAAACGGAAGCCGTCCACTCCAATGTCGAGCCAGAAACGCAGTGCCTTCTTCATCTCATTGCGGACTTCTGCGTTCTCCCAGTTGAGATCGGGTTGGCTGGTCAAGAAGCTGTGTAAGTAGTACTGGTTCGTCTTCTTATCCAACTGCCAGGCTGATCCGCCAAAAACACTGAGCCAGTTGTTGGGCGGAGAGCCATCAGCTTTCGGATAGCGCCAGACATACCAGTCACGATACCTTGCCGTACGCGAGCTGCGAGAGTCCTGAAACCACGGATGCTGATCAGAGGTGTGGTTAGGAATATAGTCGATGAAAATCTTGAGACCACGCTTGCGACACCCAGCCACCAATACTTTAATGTCGTCGAGCGTACCACGCGAAGAATCGACAGAATAGTAGTCGGTGATGTCGTAACCGGAGTCGACCATTGGCGATGGGTAGAAAGGAGTGATCCATATCGCATCAACACCAAGAGAATCCTCACCACCCGCTAGGTAGTCGAGTTTTTCTATGATACCAGGGAGGTCGCCCACGCCATCGCCATTCGAGTCGTAGAAGCTATTCAGGTAGATCTCATAGAGGACAGCGTGTCTGAACCAAGGCTCTGTAATGCCCACCATACTCTGCTATTGTAACTTACGTCTAAGGCCTAGCGTCAAGCTGACTGAGCGATGATCTCACGATAAAGACGCGCGTAGTCCTCAGCCATCCTGTCAGCAGAGAAACGTTCCTCGACGGTCTTACGACAGGCCGCAGGATCAATCTCGCCGATACGCTGAATGTACTTGCGAAGCTCGCGCGCGTCATCTGCCAAGAACCCGTTGACGCCATGTTCGATAATCTCCGGCAGAGCGCCGCGTCGATAGGCAATCACTGGTGTCCCACTGGCAAGAGCGTCAATGATCGACATGCCGAACGGCTCTTCCCAGGTATACGGTGCAAGGTATGCTTTCGCTTTCGCAAATAGTTTCTGTTTGGCCTCACCAGTGACAATGCCAAGGTATTCTATCTTGTTTTTGGCAGTATGAGGCAGAATCTCCTTGGCATAGTAAGCGAGATCTTCGTGCCACAAATCAATGTGCTCGATATCAGCTAGCGCCCTGGCAAGTTTGCGGGCAGTTGTGATAGTTGGCGTAACCGTCCCAGCCATCTTGAACTTTTCGCCTAGTTCATCACAGACACGTGCCGCCAGACCTTGACCCTTATCCCTGGCGATTCGTCCTACATTAATAAAGTAGTCTTCTTTCTCGCTGGAGAACGGCAAAAAGTCGAGGTCTACTCCGTTGTGGACGATGCCGTGGATTAAACCTTTGAGCTGTCTCGGAGCGTCATCGAGTTGCTTCTGGGATATGACATTGAAGTGAAGACGACTACCAGGTTTAAAGTGCTTGAAGAGTAATCGGTTGTCCGGTATACCCCGACCAAGAAGCCGTTCATCTGTGAACGGCTCGTGGAGTGTATGTAGGGCTGGAGGTAGGTCATCGCCAATTGATGAGAGCATGGCTGGCCCCATAAAACTGTTATGGTCGTGAATAATATCAAAGTCCCCCGCCCGTCTGATAACTTCAAGGGCATAGAGAATATGCGGAGCAGTTACGCTAGTCGCTTCATACCACGGCCGATGGATATGTTTGTACTGTTCCTCTTTGTGGTACCAATGCTTCTTGCTGACTCGTGTTGTCGAACCACCAACCGTAAAGAGCTCGACATGATGCCCCGCCTTATATAGCGAGCTAGCCAAGTAATGTACCACGTTCTCGATACCGTGGTAGCAGCCTGGATAGAGTCTCAACCAGGGGGGCGCGATTATAGCTACTTTTAGCTTCTTTTCGCGCATTTCAAAGACTGGGTGCAATCACACACACAATACTGTAATTATAGTCTTAGAATATCCGCTTCACAATGATATTAATCACAACGAGCATTCTACTTTAACAGATACGACGTGGCGTAATAGATGGCTGCGGCTGTCCATGCCTGGTTCTCTGAGCTCTGTTGTGGCAGGGTGGGATGATGCCACGGCTTATAGCCGCGATTAGCAGTCTCGACGAAAAGCTCGATACAGGTATCGAAGTGCGAGACCCCTCTGAGAAGCGACTCAGCCACTCTTCGTGCCTCCCCACGGTAGCCAAAGTGATCTAGGCCACGAACGATCAGAGCCGAGACGAATGGCCAATACGTATACGGGTCTCCATGATAGTGTGTCCCCTGCTTGAACGATGCACCGAGGCTATAATCACGTATGCCTGCCTGTGGGTTAAGCATATCTGGTCGTACCAGGCGCTCGACAACATCACGAACACACCTATCGTCAACTACCGATTCATGATCATAATAGGCCCAGAGACACATGCCAACATCTGCTGCGATGAACGGCAGACGGTGCCCGTTGCCGTCTATTGCCGGGGCGTAGTATACAAGCCCGGTCTCATCAGTAAATTTGAAGCCAGTCCTATCGTTGTTAAAACGTTCTTTCAGCTTTTCGGCCGCCTGGCGAAGTCGCTTGGCATAATGCGTATCGCGCTCAGCAAAGACATCTGCCCCATAGCGAAGCGCCGA contains the following coding sequences:
- a CDS encoding alpha-amylase family glycosyl hydrolase translates to MVGITEPWFRHAVLYEIYLNSFYDSNGDGVGDLPGIIEKLDYLAGGEDSLGVDAIWITPFYPSPMVDSGYDITDYYSVDSSRGTLDDIKVLVAGCRKRGLKIFIDYIPNHTSDQHPWFQDSRSSRTARYRDWYVWRYPKADGSPPNNWLSVFGGSAWQLDKKTNQYYLHSFLTSQPDLNWENAEVRNEMKKALRFWLDIGVDGFRFDSTDYLAKDPLLRDDPPNKRLDKHKDRNPYHTLSHVHSRDGEKVYERLNDLTSVVAEYSGRFTVAENSPNKPDINQYFKGFYDKIDHAVAAPFNFGPINAPWDATYFSDFVGHFQSSLRGTSVPVYCFSNHDHERIATRYGHEQARTAAMMILTLPGIAVIYNGDELGLADGRIGPRTAKDQFERNEPGIGLGRDPERTPMPWTDGENAGFTTGKPWLPVASGYKTYNVEAQDKDPSSILNLHKRLIRFRKGSTALLTGSYHGLDLHPDVFSYTRRSDNEKLTILLNFSARPVTIGREVSGQRAILSTDINSPLPEVVNDHLTLKPHEGLILR
- a CDS encoding glycosyltransferase; the protein is MRLYPGCYHGIENVVHYLASSLYKAGHHVELFTVGGSTTRVSKKHWYHKEEQYKHIHRPWYEATSVTAPHILYALEVIRRAGDFDIIHDHNSFMGPAMLSSIGDDLPPALHTLHEPFTDERLLGRGIPDNRLLFKHFKPGSRLHFNVISQKQLDDAPRQLKGLIHGIVHNGVDLDFLPFSSEKEDYFINVGRIARDKGQGLAARVCDELGEKFKMAGTVTPTITTARKLARALADIEHIDLWHEDLAYYAKEILPHTAKNKIEYLGIVTGEAKQKLFAKAKAYLAPYTWEEPFGMSIIDALASGTPVIAYRRGALPEIIEHGVNGFLADDARELRKYIQRIGEIDPAACRKTVEERFSADRMAEDYARLYREIIAQSA